The nucleotide window CTGTGGAACacataaaatgggaaaatgttgaGGGAAGCAGCTTTgttaggtaggtaggtaggtaggtaggtaggtaggtagcgAAGGCCTCCCAGGGTAGGAGGCGCTGGTGCTGAGACATCGCTCAGATGAAGTATGTGTACGAAGATCTGGAAAAAACTACAAGAGGGCAGggatagcatgtgcaaaggccctgaggcatgaGTGGGCTGGTGTGGTCAGACCAGTGTGGCTGAAGCACagtgggaaaggggaaaagggTGAGAGGGAGGTCAGAGAGTTAGACAGGGGCTAGACTGTGTAGAACTTTGTAGGCCGTGGTGAGAAGTTTGGGTTTTATTCCAAATGGCATGGGAAGCTGGAGAAGAAGTTTAAGCTGGAGTGGGACATGACCtgaattgtgttttaaaaacttgCTCTGGATTATTCTGTGGAGCAACATAATAGCCAACAGTGGCTATAAGGTAGCCACGCTACAAGGTGGATACTGCTATTATCCACACTGGTAGATggggaagctcagagaggttaagtgagcTGCCTGAGACCACACAGCTATGGAGTAGAAGAGCTGGGATAGAACCCCAGCATTCTGGCTTCAGTCTGCATTCCAACCACTGTACCATCCAGCCTCTCATGCACAGAGTCATGGCAGGAATGGTCACCAACTCCAGCTCTGACTCCAGAATCCATGCTCTTAATCCTCAAGGCACCCTGCCCCAGAACCTGAGGgaaaacagagacccagagaggttctCCCAACAACATTCAGCTTGACCCTGGTCCCTTGCATCTGCCCCTCCTAGCCCTTTGCTGCCTCCTACGTTAATTCACAGCTATTGATTGAGCGTCTCCcaagggcagagctgggcctgggtGGAAGTAGGGAAGGGGGGGAAGTACAAGCTACCTGGGCTAGCTCTGTCCTCCACAGAGATCCCAGGCTGCTTTCCCGGGCTCCCTGTCTCAGGGATTGGGCCCCGGGGTGTAGACCTGGATTCCAGCCCCCGTTCTCCTGCTTCTGGGGTGCATCACCTAGTCTACCTTTCTGACGCTCAGCATTCTCACCTATGAAATGACCCCCATAAGATGCTTCTCACAAGGCGGCCTTGAGAACGacatgagcaaatgaatgaaaggGGCTCGGCTCACCACCTACACCACCTACACGTGGTAAATGATCTGTCAATgtgagctttgcttttttttttttttaccccaccCAGTGTTGGGACTCTGCTCTTGTCACTTACACACTGTCACCTCGGGCAAtgtcttcacctctctgtgcctcagtcatttcatctgtaaaatgggaatgacagCTGAGCCTGTGGCATAGGTTTGCTGTAAGGGTTAAGTCACCTGATGCAGATACGGCTTCCAGAAGGGGAGGTGCGGCTGGCTGTGGGGAGTGCTCTGTACATATTAGCTGTGTTAGGATGTTTGGAAGCCAGCCCTCTGGGTGAGGATATTTGCATAGTTCAGTTTAGCTCTGGTTTCTCCCTGGAATTTCAGGGAAAGCCATGGCAGATCTCTGGCGGGGGAGGGACCCAGTGTGTTGTGACTTCTGGTTGAAATGCTATTCTGGTGTCACCAACAGGAGGCTCCCTGGGACTTGCAACTAGCTGGTGATACATGCATCTGAAACCTgacttctttccccttcccctgatCCTTGATTCTCTCCCTGGGAAGCTCTGACCTCCACAGTAAGGGGCTTAGGGGATTAGGGCATTTCCTCCAGTGTGAGACAGCTTcacatacaacttttttttttttttttttttttttagagagagggaaggagagagagtgtgtgtgtatacagttaaagggagggacagagagagggggagagagagaatcttaagcaggctccacactcagcagagagcctgttatgaggctcagtctcacgacctataatgacctaagctgaaatcaagagaggGACGTTTAGCCGACTGAGCACCCCCGGGTGCACTTAGACAGATAATTCATAGAAAGGGAGACCAGTTCCCAAACCCAGGCTGGGCCCTCCTTTGGGGGCCAGAATTTACTCTTACTTCCTGTGGAGTGTGGTCCCTTTCAGACCTTAGACCTCTCCAAAGAAACGTCTCCCTCAAGAGCCAAGACCCTTCCTCTCTGGATTCCCAAAGCCCCCAGAGTCCCTTCATTCAATCATCTGTTTATTCAACAATTATTCCTGAGCTCCAGGAACTGTCATCAGCGTCAGGGAGTGGCTAAGGACAAACGATTCCTGTTCCTTTTGGGACTGGCACTCTGAaggataaatatgtaaaatacatagcTTTTTCAGATGGTGAGAAGGACTATGGAGAGCAAGCAGGGAAGAGCATGGGAAGTGATGTGATGGGGAGCTGGGTGGAGAAGGCCTCAGGAGAAGGCCGTGTTTAAGTACAGACCATTGGGCgagaggggagggatggagggaagagggCTCTCCTAGCAGAGGGGACAGCTGGTAAAAAGCCTTGGGTTGAGTCAAACAGGAATGAGGAGGAACAGCAAGGAAGCTGGCATGGCcgagctgagagagagagagagagagcgagcgagcacaggCAGATCCAGCAGAGCATTGAAGGCCACTGTAAGGACTTCAGCTCTTGAGGGCTCTGAGCAGAATGACTTAGGCTGTCCCAGGAGGCCCCTGGCTGTCATGTAGCATCCTGTGACGTTCACATGTGCCTGAGGCAGTCCTTGCAATGCCAAGTGGTGACGCCTCCCTAGTCTCCAACTCAGTCATTGGCTTATTTGACAGAAGGAGCCCCTCTGGGGTGTCAGGTCGGGGACTGGGGCTCAGGAGGCACAGACAGTAAGTCTCCATTGCTGCCCTGCTCAGTTTAACAAGGAAGCCGCACCCACAAACCTGAGATGGTGTCAGCAAGGGACAGGGCAATGCAGAGGTGGTGGGAAGTGAAAAAtgtggcttgaaaaaaaaatgtggcttggAAAGTGGAGGAAGATGTACAGGAATTAGCCAGGGCCTCCCCTGAATTAccttaagaagaaaggaaaggagaggagaggggaggggaggggaggggaggggaggggaggggaggggaaaaggcaggggaaagggaaggggaaagggaagggaaaaagtaggaagaagagaaaaagaaaaaagccatttcTTAGTCACTAAGACATTCATGGCTTCAGGAGCTGGGGCTCAGGCAGTGTTGTCGGGGACACCCCCCTCCAAAGGGGAAGATGGCCCCCAGCTGCTCCAGACATGTACACTACCAGCTTTGCATTTTTAGTGAGTAAACACAGTGGCCCAGCCCAGGGTCAGCACGTGTTCATtgctgcccagggcctgggaaCCTGCTGGTTGTTCAGATCTGGGTCATGGATGCCCTGGAGCCAGGCcggggaggtggggtgaggggaggggagtcATTTCTACCCAAACCAGGAGACTGAGAGACAAAGCACAGGGAAGGGCAGCACCCCAACAGAGAGGGGGGATGCCAAACAGCAGACACATACAACTCAAAGCCCTTTGGAGAGGTGACCACGAGCAGGGGCCTGAGAAGGATGAGTGGGGACCCAGGCGAtgcagggagagcagaggggcaTGAAAGTGGATGGTTGTGCTGGGAACAAGTGTGCACTGGGCttgtgggaggcaggaggggaagtGGGGACAGAGCTGGGGAATGGTATGACTGAGGAGTTTGGCTGGGGGCCACCAGCTAAGGAGTTAGGACTTACTAGAGCAGAGGATGGGAGCCATGGCTTAAGGAAGGGGATGTGCTTCCCTAGTCTATCCAATGGCCCTGACTCCCTGGGGGCTGTCCTTCCTAGTTCCTTGGGGCACTGTTGGTTTGCAGTGCTCTGTGACTGGGTTTTCCTGAGAGCTATCGCATctgtctccccccaccacccctgacGCTGTACTGCTGCTTCTCTCACACCCCACCTACCTTTGATTGTCCTTCTTACTTGAAGTCCATTCGGCAAAGCTCTTAAGTATATGGGTTTGGGAGTCAGATGGATCAACGTTGGAGTCCTGATCCTGTTGCCTCCCAGCTGTGGGAACACTCTGAGCCTTActttccccatctctaaaatggggataactgTAGCTATACCATCTAGGGGTTGTTACAAAGATGGGTTGAGAGAAGGCACTGAAGTCTTTACATAGGGGAGCTACTCAATAAATGACACCTGTTATCATTACTAtattatttcactattatttttgctGTTCTGCTCTTAAACCACTGTAACCCAAAGCTGCCCcgatgcattttcctttttttttttaatattttattttatttattcatgagagacacaggcagagggagaaacaggctccatgcaaggagcccgatgtgggactcgatcccaggaatccaggatcatgccctgagccaaaggcagatgctcaactgctgagccacccaggcgtccccccgaTGCATTTTCCAACGAGACCTGTGGACAGTCACTGTGGACAGCCAAGTCAGCTTGGCCTCTGAGCTCCTTGGCTGGGTTCCCTTTCAGCTCCAGAGAACTGAGGAAATGGCAAACAAATTCTGTTTTCACTTGATTGCCTCACATGGCCTGGAAGTACCTTCCCTTCTGGCAGTAGGCTCCAGGAACCAAGGGAGATGGGGCAAAGGGAGGTGAAGACAGGGCAGGACCTTGGTACTGTCATCTTCCTAGGGTGCTCGTTGATGGTCATGAACAGGAGGTTCATGGACCAGCCAGGGAAAGGGAGGCGGTGATTTCCcagaggcagggtgggagggagaagggtgAGCAGAATTGGGAGCTGAGCTTTCCACCCGTGAAACTCCactccaccccctaccccccacacCTCCCACACAAGAATTGCCTAACAGAGATGCGGAAAGGTAGAGGTAGGAGAGAACAGCGCAAAATCATAACATGCCAAGGGTTTGTAATGGAGTGGTTAAGGGTGTGGATTGTGGAGTCAGACTGCCCAGCTTTGAGTCTGGGCTTAGCTACTGACTACTTTtgaccttagacaagtcactTCCCCTCTGATGGTCAGTTTGTTCATTCATAAATAATTCAAAAGCCCACCACATGAAGTTATATTAAGTCAAATGTGTTACTGCATTTAAGTGCCCAAAGCAGTGCCTACTTCAGAGAAAACACTCAGTGAATCTGACTGTATTATTATGAATATTCTTGTCAGGTCCAGGGTGGGTGTGGGTATGATACTGCTAGGTTACTCCAGATGCTTCTAGAAATATCTAAGTGTAAGTATGTGAATTAAGAGTAACCTGTAAGTGCACTGCCAGTATGGTGGCTGGCtgctagccacatgtggctatttttacatttaaattagtgaaaattaaataaaattgaaaaacttcAGTTCATTAGTCACTTTAGCCATATTTTAAGTGCTCAGGAACCACATGTGCTGGTAACTGCTCTCTCTTCCCAGCTCAAGCCTTCAAAGACTGCCTCCATCCACTGAGGATGAAATTCATTATTATCTTCATGACCTAAAAAGTTCCATGtgatctggcccctgcctgcttctcctgcctgatTATCTCCTATGGCTCCAGCCACCTTGGCCTCCTTACTGAAAGCACTGTGATTAAAAGCTTGCACTCTCTAGCTGCATCCGTCACTCACTTGCTCTGTGACCATGAGAAagttttttaacctctctgagcttggaGGATGGTACTAATAATAATATGTTATAgggttgttttaagaattaaataagtaaatgcatataaactttttaaaacaggGCCTAGCACTTAGTGTCATATAAGCACTAGCTATTAATTCTCAAAACTATCTTGCTTCAGGGCTTTTGTTTTGCTATTCCCTCTGTCTAGAATATTCTTCTCCCAGATTTTATATGGCTTTCACCCTCACTTAATTCAGATCTCTGCTCAAATCTTCTCTCTTTGAGAGGCCTTAACTGACTACCCTATTTAAAATTGAACTCCTCCATCATTTTCAATCcacttgcttttttaaatgacACCTATCACctgaagttatatatatatttatttatcgtCTGCTTTTTGCTACTAGAATATCAGGTGCTTGACCACACTACTGTATTGAAAGCCCCACGAACAGTCTGGCATGTTGTAGATGCCAGATAAATAAGTTTTTGAATGATTGGATGAATGGATGCATAGACAGATGGGTAAGTGTGTGAATGGGTACATAAGGGATGGAATACAAAGattggtggatgaatggatgtaTGTGTGGATAGATGTGTCAATAGATGGATGGTGAATTAAGGAGTATGTGAATGAccaaatggatggatgaatatgTGGTAGATGGAGCAAATGGATAGATAGAGGAGGAGATGATgaagggatgaatggatagattGATTAATAAAAGCTGGATGAATAGATgtagtagatggatggatagatggatggatgatgcaTGTGTAAATGGATGGCTGGATAAATGGatggaatggatggatggatggatgggggatgAAGGAGAGATGGATGAAGAATGAAGTggattgatgaatggatggatagatgcaTGAAAGCATGCATGAGTagatggatgagtgaataaatatatGGAGTGGGTGGGTAAATGGATGAACTGGATGTATGTAGGGAGGGATGAGGGAAgaagtggatggatagatgaatataTTGATgaatggattgatggatggatgaatggatcagtagatggatagataggtgaATGACAGTAGATGGATGGAGGGGTGGGTAGGTGAAGGAAGGAGTGGATGGATGAAAGATGGATGGATCAAtgaatggatgggtagatggacgGACAGGTGAATAGATGGAGTAGCTGGGTGGATAGATGAGGGGTTGACAGATGGATGATGCTCTGGTAAGGAACCATCCTGAACTCTGCTCCTGTCACTTTTGTTTTCCAGGCCATCCCCAACTGCTCCTGCCCCtgtgtgcctctgtgtctttgctgGGTGGCCTGACCTTTGGTTATGAACTGGCAGTCGTATCAGGTGCCCTGCTGCCCCTGCAGCTTGACTTTGGGCTATCCTGCTTGGAGCAGGAGCTCCTGGTGGGCAGCCTGCTCTTGGGGGCTCTCCTCGCCTCCCTGGTGGGGGGCATTTTCATCGACCAGTATGGCAGGAAACAAGCCATCCTCGGCAGCAACTTGGTGCTTTTGGCAGGCAGCCTGAGCCTAGGCCTGGCTGGCTCCCTGGCCTGGCTGGTCCTGGGCCGCTTGGTGGCTGGCTTTgccatctccctctcctccatggCCTGCTGTATTTATGTGTCAGAGCTGGTGGGGCCACGGCAGCGGGGAGTGCTGGTGTCCCTCTATGAGGCCGGCATCACCCTGGGCATCCTGCTGTCCTATGCACTCAACTATGCACTGGCTGGTGCCCCCGGGGGATGGAGGCATATGTTTGGCTGGGCCGCTGCACCTGCTCTTCTGCAGTCCCTTAGCCTCTTCTGTCTCCCTGCTGGTACCACCAAAGCTGCAGCCAACAAGGACCTCATTCCTCTCCAGGGAGGAGAGGCCACCAAGCTGGGCCTGGAGAGGCCGAGATACTCCCTTCTGGACCTCTTCAGGGCACGGGATAACATGCGAGGCCGGACTGTGGTGGGGCTGGGGCTAGTGATTTTCCAGCAGCTAACGGGGCAGCCCAATGTGCTTTGCTATGCCTCCACCATCTTCCACTCGGTTGGCTTCCGTGGGGGATCTTCGGCTGTGCTGGCCTCTGTGGGACTTGGTGCGGTGAAGGTGGTGGCTACCCTGGCTGCCATGGGACTGGTGGACCGAGCAGGGCCGCAGAGCCCTATTACTGGCTGGCTGTGCCCTTATGGCCCTGTCAGTCAGTGGCATAGGCCTTGTCAGCTTTGCTGCACCCATGGACTCTGGTCCGAGTTGCCTGGCCATGCCCAACGCCACTAGGTCAGGCCTCCCTGGAGACCCTAGCCTGCCGAGGGGCATCACTCCACTTCCATTGCCAACAACCAGTGAGAACCAAGGGAAGCCAGTCTTGTCAACCTCTAAGAAAATCAAGCTTCATCCCAGAGCTGGGAACCCCACAGGCCCTCCCCTGCGAATGGCCTTAATCActgcctcccctgcaccccaTCCTGCCCCAGAGCATGCCTTGCTGCACTGGACTGCACTGGTCTGCATGATGGTCTTTGTGAGTGCCTTCTCCTTTGGATTTGGACCAGGTAGGTGGGAGTTCTCTTGCAGGTAACTCTGCAGCCTTTTACCCCACCCAGCAGAAAGGTTGGGGACCGTGTCAGTCAGGGTCTCAGATGGACACTAGAGGTGGCTTGACCACGAAGCCAATGAAGCTTACACTTTAAGGACTCCTTGCTTACTTGCAGGCTCTCCTTCCAAGGGCCTAATTTTCTGTTCCTAGAGTGGGGGCCTTTCTTATAAAGGTCCCCAAATTATTTAAGCTTTGGGCCTCATGAAACCTGATTTGCCCCTGGATAGATCTTTCAAAAGGTTTTACTAGAAAGGGGTTCTTGCAGGGGTTTtggggaggcagtgggaggaCTGGGTGTCAGGGGCCTGACATTCTGCTTGAATCACATTGTCATGGGGCTGTCCGCTGAGCCATGGGGGCCAGGCCCCAGTTCCCACCACAGCCCATAAGTCCTCCCTGCTTTCCTGTCCTAGTGACCTGGCTTGTCCTTAGCGAGATCTATCCCATGGAGATCCGGGGCCGAGCCTTCGCCTTCTGTAACAGCTTCAACTGGGCCTGCAACCTGCTTGTCAGCCTCTCTTTCCTCGACCTCATTGGTGAGTCCTCTGGCCTAATTCCATGGTCTGATCCCTTCTAGATCCAAGAACACTTGTCTCCAGACAGCCAGGACTTCCATATCTGACTGGGTCTAAGTGACAGAAAAGCCAGGGCAAACTAGCTGATAAACAAAAGGGAGGATTTTTGTCATAAATCACAGAAAGGTGGACAGTGGCCAGCTTCAAGCACTCCTGATCACTGGGCTGCCATAAAGCTGCCGCCCGGCCCCGCTCTCTTTCTGCTCTGCCTCCCATGCTGTCAGCTTCTGTCTCAGCCAGACCTACCTCATGGTGGCAGGGGTGGCACCTGCAGATCTTGAAGTATGGCATTCAAGAAAGAGTATTTCTTTCCCCGTGCTCTTGCCCATGTCGTGGCATGGGCTCCTGTTGGCTCAGCAAGACTGCATGCCCATCTACGGCTAGAAGGCTGCAAGACTCTGATGCCCAGGCCTGGGGCATTTAGCACCCCCTGGAGTCAGGGCTGGTGGGGAATGGCTTCACCCAACCACACGGACAGAGGTACAGGGGTTGTCTCCTCAAAATAGAATCAGAGGCTAGTATCTTCAaaggtgggaggagaggctgaCAGACAAAGAGAAGACATGACCTTCCAGGCTTCTACCTTAGATGGTTCCAGGCCCCATCAAGGAGTGGGCCAGCTTGATTGACAGCCTGGAAATTGAGGCTGAAGAAGGGGAAAAGCCTCCATCTGGAAGCCATCTGTGATTGCTGTGGTAGGGGAGAGAACAACTCCctggggtgatggggtggggggagtctggAGGCCTGAGGGTGGGGCTCTGGTATTCACCCACCCCCCATCTTCTTCACTGTAGCTTATGAGGATTAAGTGGAGGCCCAGCTGGTCAGGGAAGGTCACTCAGAGGTCCTGGCCTCTAAAGGTGAGAATGGCCATGGCTCTGGAAGGTCATCGATGCTTCTGCCTCAACAAAGCCGTCCCCTCACTGTCTCCTTTCTCTGATCTGGACTGATGGCCTTCTAAGGAGCCAGAGTCACCCCGGTGGTCCAGGTTGCTGGCCCTGAAACCCTGGCTCTCACCTGAGTCTCCAGGAAGAGACAGGGGCTGGGGAACGATCTGGGAGTCAGACACAGGCCAAATGGGCTGAAACCTTATTCCCTGGATACTCAATTCATTCACCCAATAACCAGTTTATGGAATTTCTGaggatcttttttctttaggggctgggctgggccaagCCTGCAACTATTTTGCTGCTAAAGGAAGGGCCATTTCCCCTCCATTCCTGTTTTCAGATTATGAATTCAGTCCTCTGGGTAGTGTTTTAGGTGTGGGTGAGTGGGTTTCCCATGCAGACCAGATGTCCTCATCTGTGTTTGCACGTCTGGGCCCGGTCCTTTGCCTGCCTCTGGGATAACCAGTCCTACTTATCTGACAGCTTGTTGTCTTCATTCTGCAAATCAGACATCTGGAGAATTTGCTTTTGGGGAACTGACTTGCAGTGCCCTCTCTGGAACCAGCCGGCTAGCCAGGCTGCACCTCTGCTCACGCTCCCGCCCTCCTGTTCCCAGGTACCATTGGCTTGTCCTGGACCTTCCTACTCTACGGGCTGACCGCTGTCCTCAGCCTGGGCTTCATCTACTCGTTTGTCCCTGAAACGAAAGGTCTGTCATTTGCAGAGATAGACCAGCAGTTCCAGAGGAGACGGTAAGAGGAGAGAGGGCGAAAGACTcacatcacaccctgagcagatcAGTTCAGGATTTACTTCTCGTACTTTCCCTTTGCAAGAGACtgattttctcctcctcctgacTGTCTTAGTGCCCGGACGCTGTCAGTTTTGTCTTGTCTTCGTGCAGGAGCTGTTTTCCTGGAGTTGTTTCTGTCTTCCTCCAGCAGAGTTTCATTTGACTGTGAGGCCCCAGCTCATGAGAATTTTAAGACCATGCGGTTATGGAATCACATAAGGTCAGAGTAGTAGAATCTTAGAGTCATAGAAGCTTAGAGAAAATAGTCTAACTGTGGCCTTTGAAAGTCACACACAAGGACCTGTGGGCTTAATCTACTGATTCATTAGGAGTTTATTAAATCCATATTATGTTCCAGGCCATGTCTGGGCCTTAGGAGACGTGGCCAAGAGTACGATGGGCAA belongs to Canis lupus familiaris isolate Mischka breed German Shepherd chromosome 24, alternate assembly UU_Cfam_GSD_1.0, whole genome shotgun sequence and includes:
- the SLC2A10 gene encoding LOW QUALITY PROTEIN: solute carrier family 2, facilitated glucose transporter member 10 isoform X3 (The sequence of the model RefSeq protein was modified relative to this genomic sequence to represent the inferred CDS: deleted 1 base in 1 codon), translating into MGHPQLLLPLCASVSLLGGLTFGYELAVVSGALLPLQLDFGLSCLEQELLVGSLLLGALLASLVGGIFIDQYGRKQAILGSNLVLLAGSLSLGLAGSLAWLVLGRLVAGFAISLSSMACCIYVSELVGPRQRGVLVSLYEAGITLGILLSYALNYALAGAPGGWRHMFGWAAAPALLQSLSLFCLPAGTTKAAANKDLIPLQGGEATKLGLERPRYSLLDLFRARDNMRGRTVVGLGLVIFQQLTGQPNVLCYASTIFHSVGFRGGSSAVLASVGLGAVKVVATLAAMGLVDRAGRRALLLAGCALMALSVSGIGLVSFAAPMDSGPSCLAMPNATRSGLPGDPSLPRGITPLPLPTTSENQGKPVLSTSKKIKLHPRAGNPTGPPLRMALITASPAPHPAPEHALLHWTALVCMMVFVSAFSFGFGPVTWLVLSEIYPMEIRGRAFAFCNSFNWACNLLVSLSFLDLIGTIGLSWTFLLYGLTAVLSLGFIYSFVPETKGLSFAEIDQQFQRRRFALSFGHRQSSTGIPYTRIEVSAAS